A stretch of Camelina sativa cultivar DH55 chromosome 18, Cs, whole genome shotgun sequence DNA encodes these proteins:
- the LOC104761531 gene encoding stigma-specific STIG1-like protein 2 has protein sequence MAHFMKLLVTIALTTAVTIAIITTKTTTTTTATFALEDPFKDLTPPGAVKIRPSRFLAEKVDQGQGPKPRNPNAADHCHKDNEICSSSYYSTGANATMACCNNKCMDLSTDDKNCGACKTKCKFGQTCCRGQCVYVAYDKRHCGECNHRCDNGEYCVYGLCNYA, from the coding sequence ATGGCCCACTTCATGAAGCTACTCGTGACAATTGCATTGACAACCGCAGTCACAATCGCCATCATCACCACCAAAACTACTACCACCACGACCGCGACATTTGCTCTCGAAGACCCTTTCAAGGATCTTACACCGCCAGGAGCGGTTAAGATCAGACCGAGTCGGTTCTTGGCAGAGAAAGTCGACCAGGGTCAAGGACCAAAACCTCGTAACCCAAACGCAGCTGATCATTGCCACAAGGACAATGAAATCTGCAGCAGCAGCTATTACAGCACCGGAGCAAACGCTACAATGGCTTGTTGCAACAACAAGTGTATGGATTTATCAACCGACGACAAAAACTGCGGTGCGTGTAAGACCAAATGCAAGTTCGGACAAACGTGCTGTCGCGGTCAGTGCGTTTACGTAGCTTACGATAAACGCCATTGCGGTGAGTGTAACCATCGTTGCGATAACGGCGAGTACTGCGTCTACGGTCTCTGTAACTACGCGTGA
- the LOC104763467 gene encoding GTP-binding nuclear protein Ran-4-like: protein MVRNSSLCLYLCYLFFFLLSEFVVLFIQALSNQQNVECPTFKLLIVGDAGTGKTTLVKRHLTGEFDQNYEPTVGVEVQPLDFFTNRGKIRFECWDTAGQEKYRGLKDAHYVEGQCAIIMFDVRSRITYYNVDTWYSDLRRYKNLVGF, encoded by the exons ATGGTGAGAAATTCATCCCTTTGTTTGTATCTttgttatcttttcttttttctcttgtcTGAATTCGTTGTGTTGTTTATTCAGGCTTTATCTAACCAGCAAAATGTCGAGTGTCCAACCTTCAAGCTTCTCATTGTTGGTGATGCGGGAACCGGGAAAACCACCTTGGTCAAGAGACATCTGACTGGGGAATTTGATCAGAACTATGAAC CTACTGTCGGTGTGGAGGTTCAGCCTTTAGATTTCTTCACTAACCGTGGCAAGATCCGTTTTGAATGCTGGGATACTGCTGGACAAGAGAAATATCGTGGTCTTAAGGATGCACACTA CGTCGAAGGTCAATGTGCGATAATCATGTTTGATGTCAGATCACGGATCACATACTATAACGTTGACACATGGTACAGTGATCTCCGAAGGTACAAGAACCTTgttggtttttga
- the LOC104763468 gene encoding splicing factor, suppressor of white-apricot homolog: MDLEIVGRHALFFDDDSMATFVNSPTALVDWNSLFIDRYDVRHLLSSLPPPRIKRRRSVPDDPDLESELDHERYLDLPAESPSPSDDEEDMNDDSANANADGYRAVPFSYGSSSDFNDQKNADTESGFHPPFPLPDYLLQNLPPTEKLHQIITKTSSFVSKHGGQSEIVLRVKQGGNPTFGFLMPDHHLQKKNESEKDGGALSLLGSVYGTVEDEDANEESANDSKTNESAKVDDGVKVADSNGPEGLIGAAKIATERDAASKHSLPLNDKASFIKRNPSVSGVDVVERKQINTEDNATKMFLTSDKSQYSAMLAPPKPELQIVEPTTEMKRAIDKIVDFIQRNGKELEATLVAQDVKYGMFPFLRPASLYHGYYRKVLQEAEELKSCDKGVITREEDRVEDVKQKRMDNAVKDGKHAFGSVLPDDSAKKEKPKMVSDRPKVELQNEPFKPVQPQMRVNVDVNTAAAILQAARRGIRNPQLGILSGKPMDETSQSPGNDGSYPSSKSPPDLTKSTGQLISGSTVASEADSSEAGLSKEQKLKAERLKRAKMFVAMLKLEAQPVQQAELSQSVSLALLDSGISGLDDKAAKDREGSSIPSVAETKLADDGNCERRSKRNYRSRSQRDEDDKMERGEEEEEEESTMDEATEETRTDKKHSSSRKRHKHKTRYSSKDRHSRDKHKHESSSDDEYHSRSRHRHRRSKSSDRHELYDSSDNEGKHRHRSNKHSKDVDYSKDKRSIHHHRSRKHDKHRDSSDDEHHRHRHRSSRRKHEDSSDVEHGHRHKSSKRIKKNEKTVEEETVSKSEQSDLKAAPEDNLLYPQNEPTQVSDELRAKIRAMLADTLGNGR, translated from the exons ATGGATCTAGAGATCGTTGGTCGTCACGCTCTTTTTTTCGACGACGATTCGATGGCAACGTTTGTCAACTCACCGACGGCGCTCGTTGACTGGAACAGCCTCTTTATTGACCGCTACGATGTTCGTcacctcctctcttctcttcctcctccacgTATCAAGCGCCGTCGTTCGGTTCCAGATGATCCTGACTTGGAATCGGAGCTCGATCACGAGCGTTACCTTGATTTACCGGCGGAATCTCCATCTCCgtcggatgatgaagaag ATATGAATGATGATTCAGCAAATGCAAATGCCGATGGTTATCGTGCTGTCCCCTTTTCATATGGAAGCTCCAGTGATTTCAATGACCAGAAAAATGCTGATACGGAATCTGGATTTCACCCGCCTTTCCCCTTGCCTGATTATTTACTTCAAAACCTG CCTCCAACTGAGAAATTACATCAGATCATCACCAAAACTTCAAGCTTTGTAAGCAAGCATGGTGGGCAATCTGAAATCGTCTTGAGAGTCAAACAAGGAGGCAACCCAACATTTGGGTTCTTAATGCCAGACCACCATCTTC AGAAAAAGAACGAAAGTGAGAAGGACGGTGGAGCTTTGTCATTGCTTGGTTCAGTTTATGGGACTGTAGAAGATGAAGATGCTAACGAAGAGTCTGCAAATGACTCTAAAACAAACGAGTCTGCCAAAGTAGATGATGGTGTTAAGGTAGCTGATTCCAATGGACCTGAAGGGTTGATAGGAGCTGCAAAGATTGCCACAGAGAGAGATGCAGCCTCTAAGCATTCTCTACCGTTGAATGATAAGGCATCTTTCATAAAAAGAAATCCTTCTGTCAGTGGAGTAGATGTTGTAGAGAGGAAGCAGATCAATACAGAAGATAATGCTACCAAAATGTTTTTGACGTCTGATAAGTCGCAATATTCTGCAATGCTGGCTCCACCCAAGCCTGAACTGCAGATTGTGGAGCCGACTACGGAGATGAAAAGAGCGATTGATAAGATAGTAGACTTCATCCAAAGGAACGGGAAAGAACTAGAGGCGACTCTTGTTGCGCAGGATGTGAAATACGGGATGTTTCCATTCTTACGTCCAGCTAGCTTATATCATGGATATTATCGGAAGGTTCTCCAAGAAGCCGAAgag TTGAAATCATGCGACAAAGGCGTCATTACCAGAGAGGAAGACAGAGTGGAAGACGTGAAGCAAAAGAGGATGGACAATGCTGTAAAAGATGGAAAACATGCGTTTGGGAGTGTTTTACCAGATGATTCTGCcaagaaagagaaaccaaaaatgGTTAGTGACAGACCAAAGGTCGAGTTGCAGAACGAACCATTCAAGCCTGTCCAACCGCAGATGAGGGTGAATGTGGATGTGAATACTGCTGCTGCTATTCTTCAAGCGGCTAGAAGAGGCATAAGGAATCCTCAGCTGGGGATTCTATCAGGCAAACCCATGGATGAGACTTCTCAGAGCCCcggaaatgatggaagttacccTTCATCTAAGTCCCCCCCTGATTTGACGAAATCTACAGGTCAGTTGATCTCTGGCTCAACTGTTGCTAGTGAAGCTGATTCTTCTGAAGCAGGCTTGTCTAAGGAGCAGAAGTTGAAGGCAGAAAGATTGAAACGTGCAAAAATGTTTGTGGCCATGTTAAAACTCGAAGCTCAGCCAGTGCAACAAGCTGAACTGTCGCAAAGTGTATCGCTCGCACTGTTGGACTCCGGGATTTCTGGATTAGATGATAAAGCTGCCAAAGACAGAGAAGGTAGCTCAATTCCATCTGTAGCTGAGACAAAACTAGCAGATGATGGTAACTGTGAAAGACGATCAAAGAGGAATTACCGCTCGAGATCacagagagatgaagatgataagaTGGaacgaggagaagaagaagaagaggaagagagcaCCATGGATGAAGCTACAGAAGAAACCAGGACCGATAAGAAGCATTCATCTAGTAGAAAACGGCATAAACATAAGACACGATACTCTTCCAAGGACAGACATTCTCGGGACAAGCACAAGCATGAGAGTTCCTCGGATGATGAGTATCACAGTCGTTCACGTCATAGACACAGACGCAGCAAATCTTCAGATAGGCATGAGCTATATGATTCTTCTGATAATGAGGGTAAGCACCGACACAGATCTAATAAACACAGCAAAGATGTTGATTATTCCAAGGACAAGCGTAGCATTCATCATCACAGATCCAGGAAGCATGATAAGCATCGTGATTCATCTGATGATGAACATCATCGTCACAGACACAGATCCAGTAGACGCAAGCACGAGGACTCTTCAGACGTCGAGCATGGTCATCGACACAAGTCTAGTAAACGTataaagaaaaatgagaaaacagTGGAAGAGGAGACTGTTTCAAAGTCAGAACAGTCTGATCTTAAAGCTGCCCCTGAAGATAACTTACTGTACCCACAAAACGAACCAACTCAAGTTTCAGATGAGCTAAGAGCCAAAATCCGTGCCATGTTAGCTGATACCTT GGGAAATGGTCGGTGA
- the LOC104761529 gene encoding dihydrolipoyllysine-residue succinyltransferase component of 2-oxoglutarate dehydrogenase complex 1, mitochondrial gives MMLRAVIRRASTRGSSVSGLGKSLQSSRVAASAQSFHSVSATQTLVPRGNHASSFHHRSCPGCSECSRTIFSGYQGTPLQRWVRPFSSDSGDVVEAVVPHMGESITDGTLATFLKKPGDRVEADEAIAQIETDKVTIDIASPASGVIQEFLVKEGDTVEPGNKVAIISTSADAVSHVAPSEKIPEKPAPKPSTPAEKPKVETTKVAEKPKAPSPSPPPPPKQSAKEPQLPPKDRERRVPMTRLRKRVATRLKDSQNTFALLTTFNEVDMTNLMKLRSQYKDAFFEKHGVKLGLMSGFIKAAVSALQHQPVVNAVIDGDDIIYRDYVDISIAVGTSKGLVVPVIRGADKMNFADIEKTINGLAKKANEGTISIDEMAGGSFTVSNGGVYGSLISTPIINPPQSAILGMHSIVQRPMVVGGSVVPRPMMYVALTYDHRLIDGREAVYFLRRIKDVVEDPQRLLLDI, from the exons ATGATGTTACGTGCTGTTATTAGGAGAGCTTCCACTAGAGGCTCTTCTGTTTCG gGATTGGGAAAATCACTGCAATCTTCTCGTGTTGCAGCTTCTGCTCAAAGTTTTCATTCTGTTTCAGCTACACag ACGCTGGTGCCTCGTGGAAACCATGCTAGTAGCTTTCATCACCGTTCTTGTCCAG GGTGTTCAGAGTGCTCAAG GACTATTTTCAGCGGGTACCAAGGCACACCCCTGCAAAGATGGGTCAGGCCCTTCTCATCTGATAGTG GGGATGTCGTGGAAGCTGTTGTGCCTCACATGGGTGAATCAATCACAGATGGAACCTTAGCCACTTTTCTGAAGA AGCCTGGTGACAGAGTAGAGGCTGATGAGGCTATTGCACAAATTGAAACTGACAAG GTTACAATAGATATTGCTAGCCCAGCAAGTGGTGTTATCCAAGAG TTTCTAGTCAAGGAAGGAGATACTGTAGAACCGGGAAACAAAGTTGCTATAATTTCTACGTCTGCGGATGCTGTGTCTCATGTTGCACCCTCAGAAAAGATACCAGAGAAACCTGCTCCCAAGCCTTCTACTCCTGCTGAGAAGCCCAAAGTTGAAACTACTAAAGTTGCTGAGAAACCTAAggcaccatcaccatcaccaccaccgccacctaAACAGTCAGCTAAAGAACCGCAGCTTCCTCCCAAGGATAGGGAAAGACGG GTTCCTATGACAAGACTTCGCAAACGAGTAGCAACTAGGTTGAAAGACTCTCAAAACACTTTCGCTTTGCTGACAACTTTCAATGAAGTTGATAT GACTAATCTGATGAAGCTCCGATCTCAATACAAGGATGCATTTTTTGAAAAGCATGGAGTGAAGTTGGGTCTTATGTCTGGTTTCATTAAA GCTGCTGTCAGTGCCCTCCAGCATCAACCAGTAGTAAATGCAGTTATCGACGGAGATGATATCATTTACAGAGACTATGTGGATATCAGTATCGCTGTTGGTACCTCTAAG GGTCTCGTGGTTCCAGTCATAAGAGGTGCTGACAAAATGAACTTTGCTGACATAGAGAAAACGATAAATGGTCTTGCTAAGAAGGCTAATGAAGGAACCATATCAATCGACGAGATGGCAGGAGGATCGTTCACAGTATCAAATGGTGGTGTCTATGGAAGTCTCATAAGCACTCCAATCATCAACCCTCCTCAG TCTGCTATTCTTGGAATGCATTCAATTGTGCAACGTCCAATGGTTGTGGGAGGAAGCGTAGTACCGAGGCCAATGATGTATGTCGCGCTGACATACGATCACAGGCTAATTGATGGAAGAGAGGCTGTGTATTTCTTGCGCCGTATCAAGGATGTTGTGGAAGATCCCCAGAGGCTTCTCCTCGACATATGA
- the LOC104763466 gene encoding GTP-binding nuclear protein Ran-4-like: protein MWDLNXKKMALSNQQNVECPTFKLLIVGDAGTGKTTLVKRHLTGEFDQNYEPTVGVEVQPLDFFTNRGKIRFECWDTAGQEKYRGLKDAHYVEGQCAIIMFDVRSRITYYNVDTWYSDLRRLAGDAKLCFVESPALAPPEPHIDFDIDAQNMIEAELVKAASQPVPDDDEALPFEYKSLLD, encoded by the exons ATGTGGGATTTGAATANCAAAAAGATG GCTTTATCTAACCAGCAAAATGTCGAGTGTCCAACCTTCAAGCTTCTCATTGTTGGTGATGCGGGAACCGGGAAAACCACCTTGGTCAAGAGACATCTGACTGGGGAATTTGATCAGAACTATGAAC CTACTGTCGGTGTGGAGGTTCAGCCTTTAGATTTCTTCACTAACCGTGGCAAGATCCGTTTTGAATGCTGGGATACTGCTGGACAAGAGAAATATCGTGGTCTTAAGGATGCACACTA CGTCGAAGGTCAATGTGCGATAATCATGTTTGATGTCAGATCACGGATCACATACTATAACGTTGACACATGGTACAGTGATCTCCGAAG ACTTGCTGGAGATGCAAAACTTTGCTTTGTGGAGTCACCAGCACTTGCTCCACCAGAACCGCACATTGACTTTGACATTGATGCTCAGAACAT GATTGAAGCTGAGCTCGTAAAAGCGGCAAGTCAGCCAGtccctgatgatgatgaggctCTGCCCTTTGAATATAAAAGTCTTCTCGATTAA
- the LOC104761530 gene encoding mitogen-activated protein kinase kinase kinase ANP1-like, whose product MEEQSWIRGPIIGRGSTATVSLAIKSSGDFFAVKSSEFSSSEFLQREESILSKLSSPYIVKYIGSNVTTENDNKSMYNLQMEYVSGGSIHDLIKNSGGKLPEPVIRSYTRQILKGLVYLHEQGIVHCDVKSQNVMIGGETAKIVDLGCAKTAVGENESLEFSGTPAFMSPEVARGEEQSFPADVWALGCTVIEMATGSSPWPELNDVVAAIYKIGFSGESPVIPVWLSDKGQDFLRNCLRKDPKQRWNVQELLQHPFLDEEDDDEEACNCLSSSSPSTVLDQGFWDLCETSRSRLVKRADQEDVFVNSINFLWDDSLVPADRIKKLSSGEPEWETNGWIEVRGEIEKRNEDEDENCLEATSLEEEVGGGFDENWIWDQEDSFFLEYSPENNINYFYSFNNLFQEDIILYYYDHLDLEDGFVVPKVNDDINNKIHFFSPHLQVLLV is encoded by the coding sequence ATGGAGGAACAAAGCTGGATAAGAGGACCAATCATAGGGCGAGGCTCAACCGCTACTGTCTCACTTGCAATCAAAAGCTCCGGTGACTTCTTCGCCGTCAAATCCTCTGAGTTTTCTTCATCGGAGTTTTTGCAGAGAGAAGAGTCGATTTTGTCGAAGTTGAGCTCTCCTTACATAGTCAAGTACATTGGCTCTAATGTAACGACTGAGAACGACAACAAGTCGATGTATAATCTCCAGATGGAGTATGTTTCCGGCGGGAGTATTCACGATTTGATCAAGAACTCCGGCGGGAAGTTACCGGAGCCGGTGATTAGATCCTACACTCGTCAGATATTGAAAGGTTTGGTGTATCTTCACGAACAAGGAATCGTTCATTGCGATGTGAAGAGCCAGAATGTGATGATCGGAGGAGAGACCGCGAAGATCGTCGATTTGGGTTGTGCTAAAACGGCGGTGGGAGAGAATGAGAGTCTTGAGTTTTCCGGTACACCGGCGTTTATGTCTCCGGAGGTAGCGCGTGGTGAAGAACAGAGTTTTCCAGCTGATGTGTGGGCTTTGGGGTGTACGGTGATAGAGATGGCTACAGGGTCAAGTCCTTGGCCGGAgttaaacgacgtcgttgcTGCGATTTACAAGATTGGTTTCTCCGGTGAGTCGCCGGTGATTCCGGTTTGGTTATCGGATAAAGGTCAAGACTTTCTGAGGAATTGTCTGAGGAAAGATCCAAAACAGAGATGGAACGTTCAAGAATTGCTTCAACACCCGTTTCTTGATgaggaagacgacgacgagGAAGCTTGTAACTGTCTGAGTTCTTCATCTCCTAGTACTGTGTTGGATCaaggtttttgggatttatGTGAAACCTCGAGAAGTAGATTAGTTAAAAGAGCTGATCAGGAAGACGTATTTGTGAATTCTATAAACTTCTTATGGGATGATTCTTTAGTACCGGCTGATCGGATCAAGAAACTCAGTTCCGGCGAACCGGAGTGGGAAACGAACGGTTGGATTGAAGTAAGGGGAGAGATAGAGAAACGtaacgaagacgaagatgagaATTGCTTAGAAGCAACGTCATTGGAGGAAGAAGTGGGAGGAGGATTTGATGAGAATTGGATCTGGGATCAAGAAGACAGCTTCTTCTTGGAATATTCCCCTGAGAACAACATTAAttacttttactcttttaataacctctttcaagaagatatCATTCTATATTATTATGATCATCTTGATCTTGAAGATGGTTTTGTTGTACCTAAAGTTAATGATGATATTAATAACAAGATTCATTTCTTTAGCCCACATTTACAAGTTCTGCTTGTTTAG